The nucleotide window CGTCGCGGAAACTCTGGTCTGGGCGGAAGGCTTCGCGAAGACCCTACAGCCCGGCGCGGTGCTCGCGCTCACCGGCGAGTTGGGCGCAGGTAAGACCGTGGTCGCCAAGGGCATCGGCCGCGGTCTCGGCGTGACCGCGGAGATCATCAGTCCGACCTTCAACTACATTCTGGAATACACGGGGCGGCTGCCGTTCATCCACGGCGACATGTATCGCCTGGCCGGTGCCGCAACTTTTGTGGGCATGGGATTCGCGGAATATCTTGACCGCGGTGGAGTCGTCGTGCTGGAATGGGCCGAGCGTGTGCGCGAGGTTCTGCCGCCCAACACGATCTGGCTCACGCTGGTCCGCGTGACGGAGCAGGAGCGCCTGATTACCGTGCATCGCCCATCCTTATGAAGCGCTTGCTTTGCTTTGATATTTCCGCGGATGACGGCGTGGTCGGAATCAGCGACGCCGGCGCTGTCCTGGTCGAGCGGAGAGTGCCCAAGCGCGATCTCTTTGCGTCGACGGTGGAAGCGTTGCTTCGCGAATTGGATCTTCGCGCGCGCGACTTCACGGGCATCGCCCTGGGCAACGGCCCGGGATCGTTTACGGGTCTGCGCGTCGGTCTGGCATTTGCCAAGGGCTTTGCCTACGCCGCCGGCTTACCGGTCTGGCCGGTATCCTCGCTGCAAGTGATCGCTTATGCGTCGCTCGGAGCGGCCAATCGGATTGCGGTGATTTCGCCTGCGCGTCGCGGGCGGCATCATTTCGCCGTGTATGCCGGCAGCGACCTCGCGGTCCTTGAAGGGCATTGTGTTATTGGTGAAGACGACCTCCCCGCGATGCTCGGCGCCTCCACGCTGTTGGTCGGTCCCGGCGTGCTCAAGCTGCCTCCGACTTTCCGCGAACAACTGGACGATCACATCCCGAGTGTTGCCTCTGCCCATCAGGCAACCGTCGCGTCGATCGCGTTGCTTGCGCAGAGTCGCTGGGAGCAGTCTGTGAATCCCGATGTGTACGCGCTGGTCCCGGACTACGGGCTGGACTTCGGCGCATAGCGCTCAGAAGAAAGGGCCACGAAATTCGTGGCCCTTCGGCGCTCCGGCTATGACGTCGGGTCTCGGCGTCGCTGTTAACCGCTATGCAGAGCGGCGGACGCTCAGATCATGCTTTCTTGACGCTGCAAGTCTTGAAACCGAACGGAGCATAGAGCGGGCACCAGCCAATGAACGCGGTGGCGAGGGGCGCCAGCCCCACAAGTCCCCACCAGCTGTGGTTAAGGTAGCCGACAAGCAGGATGACCGCGCCCGCCACGATGCGGACGGTACGGTCAACGCTTCCTATGTTCTTCTGCATCCGAGGGTACTCCGTGTCATGAAGTCTGATCTGGGCGACTTATGTGCCGCCACTATATGTGAAATGGCGCAGCTCGCCCTTTAGTTCCGCCGCGCTCGGCTGGGCACTGCGCACTCCGCTGAGCCTGACGAGAAGAGGCATGCTCACCGCATGTCTTACAATCCGATAGTTCAATCTTTTGAATAGTTTAAGGGGGTTGCGGTAAACCGATGAACGCACTGCGGCTGGGGACCAGCGGTTGGTCTTACAAGGACTGGCGGGGAAACTTCTACCCGGAGAGGGCGGCCTCCACGCGCTGGCTGGAACTCTATTGTCGCGAGTTCAATAGCGTCGAGGTGGACAGCACCTTCTACGGCACGCCGCCGCTCTCCCGCGTGCAACGTTGGGCCGAAATCGCTCCGCCCGGCTTTGAATTCGCGCTCAAGGTTCCGCAGGAAATCACGCACACCAAGTCGCTGCGCAATTGCGAATCTGAAATCACCGGGTTCCTGAAAACCGTCGCAGCGCTCGGCGATCATCTCGGACCGGTGTTGTTCCAGTTTCCTTACGGCTTCACACCCGAGCGGCTCGGCGATTTGCTCGCGTTTCTTGACCACTTGCCGCGCAGCGAATTCCGCTTCGTAGTCGAGATCAGGAACCGCCGCTGGCTGAAGAGCGGATTACCGGCGGAGTTGGCCGCGCGTCGGCTGCCGCTGTGCTGGGTCGATCATCCGTGGATGCCGCGCGATACGCAAGTAACCGGTGAGCTTGTGTACCTCCGGTTCCTGGGCGATCATGAGAAGATCACCGAGTACAGCAAACGGCAGGAAGACCGCACGCCGGATTTGCAGTGGTGGGCGGAACAGACAGTGGACTGGATTCGCCGTGACTTTCCGGTCTTCGGCTATTTCAACAATCACTTCTCGGGACACGCACCCACAGATGCGCGGGCGTTCGCGGAGCTCCTGAAGGGCATGCTCTGACCGCACCTACTCGGCGGCGACGGTGATCTCTTCCAATTTCTTGTCGTGCAACCTGACCACGCGGTCCATCGCGCGGGCGAACTCGATGTTGTGCGTAGCGACGATCAGTGTCGTCTTTTCATCGCGTGCCAATCGTTCGAGGATCTTTTGCAAGTTGAGGGCTGCCTCCCCGTCGAGGTTCCCTGTCGGTTCATCACAGATCAGAATCCGCGGCGTATTGATTAGTGCCCGCGCCAGCGCCACCCGCTGACATTCTCCGCCGGACAGCTCGCCCGGTCGGTGATCCAGCCGATGCGACAGCCCGACCTCCCCAAGCAACTGCCTGGCTCGTCGCAACGCGGATTCGGTCTCGCCTTCGCCCTTCAGTCGCGCCGGCATCAAGACGTTTTCCAGCGCGGAGAATTCCGGCAGCAGGTGATGAAATTGGAACACAAAACCCACGCGATCACGGCGCAGAATTGCCAGTTCATCGCTGGACAGCCGATTAACTTCCTTGCCATCCACAATTACATCGCCGGATGTCGGTCGATCGAGCGCTCCGAGAATATGCAGCAGTGTGCTCTTGCCGACTCCCGACGGCCCGACCACGGCGATTTGTTGTCCCTGCTCGGCCGCGAAGTCGATTTCGTGAAGCACGGGCACTTCCACCGGACCGAGGTAGTAGGACTTGGAGAGCTTGTGAGTTTGGATAATGGACATGCGCGATGCAGATGAAAGCGACAATTTAGAGGGTCAGATAAAAATGTTTTTTGACCAAACAAACTGGTTTAAGCCTGTCCGGATATGGAATTGCGCTGTTTTTGAAGTGGCGGGATACAGGACGGATTGATCAGCGGACTGAAAGCTGTAAGGGTCGGTAGTATTGATATAGCAGACTGACATGGCGGCAATATACGAAATTTGTAATTTAAAGTCAAGAGAAATGTTGTTTAAATTTGTAAGTTGCTGTACATTTGAATTATGACGAGGTTTCCTTGGGGGTCATTTCCGATTCCGGCCGGGTTGCGCGGACTTAACCCGGCTCGGCGGGGCTGATAATCTCTCCCCCGATTGGGGCACTTGGAGACAAGTGCCGCCAAGAGGGAGCCTTCCGATTGATTGCCTTGGCGGCACATGTCTGCATGTGCCCCTTCTGAAAAAATGTGAGGTCGATCCAACGATTTCGGGCGCGCAATCTCTCCCCCGATTGGGGCACTTGGAGACAAGTGCCGCCAAGAAAGAGCGTTCCGAATGATTGCCTTGGCGGCACATGTCTGCATGTGCCCCTTCTGAAAAAATGTGAGGTCGATCCAACGATTTCGGGCGCGCAATCTCTCTCCCGATTGGGGCACTTGAAGACAAGTGGCGCCAAGAGAAATACCGATTCCGGCCGGGTTGCGCGGACTTAACCCGGCTCGGCGGGGATGATTGCCTTGGCGGCACATGTCTGCATGTGCCCCTTCTGAAAAGATGTGAGGTCGATCCAACGATTTCGCGCGCGCAATCTCTCCCCCGAATGGGGCACTTGGAGACAAGTGCCGCCAAGAAGAAGCCTTCCGAATGGGGGCACTTGGAGACAAGTGCCGCCGCCGCCAAGAGCGATTCCGAATCCGGCCGGGTGCGCGGCAGCCTGTCATCACGGAGCACGGAGGACGGTTTAGAAATGCCACACGTTCCGTTTGAGGTGCGTGTTGATGAAGTCGCGCTCTTCACGGGTGAACGATTTGTTCAGCAGGCTCAAGCCGAGAAACAGTCCGCCGTAAACGAAGACGCTCGCCGCGATTCCCGCGACTCCGTGAAAGTAGTCAAGCAACGGCCAGCACAACAGCCCGGCGACGATGCCATTGATTACCTGCTTCGCCAAGCCCCACAGGTCGGTTCGCGTGCGCAGTTTAGTCGTGATCCAATAGTAAAGCGTGACGTTCTGCGCGGTGAGCGCGACGCCCGCGATCCAGGCCATCGCAATCGCTCCACCCGTCGGCACTAACCACAAGCCGGCGAGAATCTTGCCGATTCCCCAAACCTTGCTGAAGATGAGCAGATCGATGCGCTCCGCATTCTGCACGAGAATCGCGAGCGGCGTACGCAGCGTAGTCATGGGGAAGAACAACGCGCTGATCCAGATGATCGGCGCGGCGTCGCCATAGCGCGCATCGAACAAGTCCACGATCACGGGTCGGGCCATCAGTCCGAGCCAGACCGCGGTGGGAATCGTCGCGAACGCGGCGGTCTTCATCAGCAGGTTGTAGCCGAATTCCGCGCGCGCTTTTTGCTGACCGTATTCACTGTAGAACAGCGGATCGATCACCGAGTCCAACAGTTTGTTCGGCAGCACGCCGCGCACGATATTGAGGATCCGATTCGCGAGTCCGTAATATCCTGCCGCGATGCCGCCCAGCATTCCCGAGACCAGAAACAAGTTCGTCGCCTCGCCGAGCACGGTCACGCCGACTTCATTGACATAGGTCATCCCGGCATAGCGGCGGAAGCGCCGCCAGGGGACCTCCTCGTCGGAAGCGGCGGCGGATTGAAAGAGTGGCCGGACTTTTTGCCAATGCGCGGCGAGATAGAGCAGCAGGCACGCGATCATGAGCAGCGTTTCGGCGATCACGACGGAATCCAACGACCGCGCCCACTGCCAGACATAGAAGATCGCCGCCAATCGCAGCGCATTGTAAATCGTAATGACAAAGAAGATCGTGCGCTGTTGAAACAGGCTCGCGAGTAGAATGCGGTAGTTTTCCGAGATCAGGAACGCCAATCCACCCACCGCGAAGATTCGCAGTTGCGGCTCCGCTCCCGGTTGTTTCAGGAGCTCCGTCAGCGGCGTGGCGAACACGTACACCAGACCCAGCGCCAGAATTCCGGTGATGATCGTGATCTGATTGGCCCGCCGGTGCAGCGCTTCAATGATCCGGTAGTTCGCACGCGCATAATATTCCGGCAGGAAGCGAAACAGGACATTGGGAATCCCCCAGCGCAGCAGAATCGCCAAGCCGTCGCCCACCAGAATTCCGGTGAAGAGCAGGGAGTACAAGCCGAACTCTTCCACCGACATGCAGTCGAGCAGCAATCGCGTCGTGACGTACGAAAAGGCCGCGGAGACGGCCTTCGTCAGTACCGAGAACAGCACATTTTGCAGCACACGGCGGCGCGGCCGCGGCGGGTTGGTGGCCGGATCAGCCGTCATCGGTTTGAGGCCGTCTCTTGCATGTTTGCCGCCGCGACGTTATATTCCGTTGCGCTCATTCAGCCATAGTTGCAGCATCATCGCCGTGTAATGTTCGGGCAGCCGGACGTCCTTGCGATAGAATCGTCCGTCGCCGCGCAGATCGTGGAACTCGCTCCAGTCGGAGATCCAGCGTTTCCAGGGAATCGAGAACCCCTGCTTGCGCTTCTGCAGTATGGCCGGCGGCAGCACTTCCGCCAGCGATTTCTTGAATAGATCCTTCAGCGTCCGTCCGTCGCTGCGAATGTTGTCCGGCCAGGAGAACACCTCTTCGACCAGTTTGTGATCCAGCAGGGGCACGCGCGCTTCGAGCGAGACCGACATCGACGCGCGATCCACCTTGACCAAGATGTCGTCGGCGAGGTAGGTCTTCAAGTCAAGATATTGCAGCCGCGTCGCCAGCGGCAGCTCGCTCCGCCAGTGCTTGCGATAGGACCAGTACGGATCGGTTCCGCGCACGGCGTCGATCACGTCTGGACTGAGCAGCTTGCCGAGATCGTGCGGCAGGAAGCCGTCCTGTAGGACGGTCCACAGGTCGAACTCGTCGAGACAGTAGCGCAACAGGCGATAGCGCCCGCGCGCGAGCAGCGGCATTGCGGCCCTGATCATACGTCCGCCGGCGCTCCGCAGCGGCAGCCGGCGCGCATTGAAATCGGCGTATTCCAGATAGCGCGTGTAGCCCCAGAACAGTTCGTCACCGCCGTCGCCGGAGAGGGCCACGGTGACGTGTTCCCGGGCCATGGCGCAGACGACGGCCGTCGGGAAGATCGATGAATCTCCGTGCGGCTCGCCGTACAGCAGCATGAGCTTGTGCGTGTCGCCGCGCGCGGCATTCAGCTTGTAGATGCGGGAGATGTGATGGCTGCCGACGAGCTTGGCGACGGCGTTGGCGTAATCCAGCTCGTTGTTTTCGGCCTCGGCGAATCCGATGGAAAACGTATGCAGCGGTCCGGTGTGGTTCTGCTGCGCGTGCCAGGTGACACAGCTGGAATCGAGTCCACCGGAGAGCAGCGAGCCGACCGGCACGTCGGACACGAGCCGCAATTTCACCGCCTCGTCGATGCGCTCGCTGAGTCGCTGAACGGCGGTTTGCTCATCGATGACGTGCTCGCCGAACACCGGGACGTCCCAATAGCGGCGGATCGTGACCTTGCCGTCTTCATACAGCAACCAGTGTCCGGCCTCTAATTTGCGGAGATGCTTGAAGGCCGTCTTGGGAGCGGGAATATAGAGGTACACCAGGCAGTCATAGAGCGCCGTCAGGTCCAGTTCGCAGTCGAAGCCGCCGCTCGCGCTGAATTGCTGCGGTTCCGAGGCGAAGGCGAACGTCGCATCGCGGTGGTAGTACAGCAGCGGTTTGATTCCCAACCGGTCGCGCACTAACCACACCCGTCGTCGCGTGCGATCGTAGAGCGCCCAGGCAAACATGCCGCGGAACTGCTCGATACAGTCGAGCCCCCACTCCTGATAGGCGTGGAGAATGACTTCGGTATCGGAGTGCGTGCGAAACCGGTGTCCTTTGCTTTCCAGTACGGATCGCACATCGGCGAAGTTAAAGATCTCGCCGTTGTACGTGATGACCAGCGACCCGTCATCGCTCTGAAACGGCATATTGCTGCGCGGATCGAGGTCGATGATGGCCAGCCGGCGATTGCCGAATCCGACCGTGCGGTCCTCGTTGATCCATGTGCCGCCGGCATCCGGACCGCGATGAACCATGATCTGGGTCATGCGCGCGAGTAAATCGGGATTGACCTTGTTGACCGGATCAATAATGCCGCAGATTCCGCACATAGGAAGTTGTTACTTCAGATCCTCTAATTGACGGGAGTTGATAAGCCGGAACTTGTCGCGCATCGTCTTCATCCTGCAGTATCATCACAGCCGCGCCACCGGTGGCGCGGAGCAGCAGGCCTGGCTGCTCGCCACCGAGTTGCGCCGTCGCGGCTGGGAGTCGCACTACGTGTTTTCGGACGGCAAGCATTCGCGCGCGGAACTCGCCGGCGTGACGCTGCACGGTCTGCCGGACGAACTCAGCGCCTGGCACGGAACCGACTGCGCGCTACACAGATTACTCTCCGAGCTCAGGCCGGACGTGACGTACACTCGCGCGTTCGACGTCTATGCCGCGTGCGGAAATCTGGCGGCGCCGGACCGTGCGTTGTCGATTTGGGCCGCGGCCTCCCGCTACGACAGTCAGGCCTGGCCCTATCTCGCCTTCGGCTGGAAGTACCAATCGCTGTGGCACTTTCTCAAGCGCTCCCCGCGTCACGTTTACTACAATCACCTTTCGCGGCGGGGGCGTGCCCGCGCGGATCTCGTACTGGCGCAGACGGCGGACCAGCAGCAGGACTTCGCCAAATTGGGAATTCGCGCCGAAATCCTGCGCAACAGCCACTCCCCGATTCCCGAATCGTCGGTTCAACGCCACGAAGGCAAGCCGCTGATCCTGTGGGCCGATTCTGTCAAGCGGTTGAAACGTCCGTGGGCGTTTCTGGACCTTGCCCGTCGCTGCCGCGACGTGGATGCCGACTTCCTGATGATCGGCCGGCTGCACGATGACATCGATTCGTCACGCGTGCACCGTACCGCCCGGGAATGTCCCAACTTCACGTTCGGGGATTTCGTTCCGTTGGAGCAGGTCAACGCGGTGTTCCAACGCGCGCACTTGCACGTTAAGACCAGTCTGCCGTTCGAGGGCTTTCCGAATACCTTTATTCAGAGCTGGCTGCACGGGGTTCCGGTCGTCTCGTGGGAGGCCGACCCCGACTCGCTGATCGAGCGCAACCAGTTGGGCATTCGCGTGTCCCGCCTCGACGAACTGGAGCACGCGGTGCGTGCGCTGTGCTCGAACGCGGATCGGCGCCGGCAACTCGGCGCGAATGCGCGGGCATTTGCGGTCAACGAGTTCGACCTCATGCACAATGTTGACCGGCTCGAGACCTTGATCGCCGCCGCGAAGTCCCGCAAGCCATAGTCTGGTCAAGTTATCCGCCGTCATTCGTGGCGAAGCGAATCGACAACAACAGGGCACCCCGCGGGGTGCCCGTTTTCATTCCACGCTCCACTGCGAATTCCGTTCATCAGCGCGCGGGCGGACGTTTTTCGAGCTGGAGCTTGCGGATCTCGACGACCGGACACGAGCTGCAGGCCTGCGCCTTGCCCGTTGACCAATCGCGTTCGGCGTGGCGGCGCGAGCGGACGACCCGGTAGCACAAATAGCTCATTGCTCCCGCGATCGCCAGACCAACCAGCAAGATGTCCATGGCGCCGCTCATCACCCCAACCCCATCAGCTTGCCGCCCTGATATACGGCGAATGTGACGAGCCAAGCCAGCCCCGACATATAGATCACCATGAAGATCGGCCAGCGCCAGCTGGCCGTTTCCCGCCGCACGATCGCCACGGTGGACATGCACTGGCAGGCGAGCACGTAGAACACCATCAGCGCGACACCCACGAGCGGCGTAAATACGCGTCGTCCGGTCGCGGGATAGACTTCTGACTGCAATTTCTCGCGCAAACTCGGCGAATTCTCATCTGCATCGGTGATCCCGTGCACCACGGCCATCGAGCTGACGAAGAGTTCACGCGCCGCGAAACTCGCGATAATTCCGATTCCGATTTTCCAGTCAAACCCCAGCGGTTCGATGACAGGCTCGATCAATTTTCCACATTGGCCGCCGATGCTGTGCTCGCTGAGCAGCGCCGCTTCGGTTCCGTCAATCGCGGCCATTTGCGCGGTGCGCGTTAGCTCGTCGATTGCAGGATTCCCGTTGACGGCGGCGCGTTGGGAATCAAAGACCGCGCGGTCGGTCTTGACCGCGGGCACGTTCATCACCGCCCACAGAATGACCGTCGCCGCCAGGATCACGGTACCCGCGCGAACCACAAACAGCTTGGCGCGGTCGAGCAAATTCAGCCCCAGCGTCCTGAACGACGGCAGCTTGTAGGTTGGCAATTCGAGAAACAGCGGCGGCGGCGGACTTTTCAGAATGGTCTTCTTGAAGATCGCGGCCATGTTGATCGCGGCGAAGATCGACAGCGTGTACATGGCCATGAGCACGAGTCCGCCGACGGTGAAGATGCCGAGCACGGATTGTCCGGCCACGAAGACCGTGCCGATCACGAGCGCGTACACCGGCAGGCGCGCGCTGCACGACATCAGCGGCGCGACCAGGATCGTGACGATTCGATCCTTGCGACTTGCGATGGTGCGGGTCGCCATAATCCCCGGGATCGCACAGGCGAAACTCGAGAGCAGCGGCAGGAACGCGCGACCGTCCAATCCGACTTTCGCCATCAGGCGGTCCATGAGGAACGCGGCGCGCGCCATGTAGCCGACATCTTCGAGCAGACCGATAAACAGGAACAGAATCAGGATTTGCGGCAGGAAGACGAGGATGTTGCCGACGCCCGCAATCATCCCGTCCATGATCAGCGCCTTAAACAACCCGGCGGGGAGCAGCGCGTCGGCTCCGCGCGCGAACATACCGACTCCGGCTTCAATCAGGTCTTGCGCGGGAGCCGCCCAGGAAAAGATGGATTGAAAGACGATGGCCATCAGGCCGAGAAACGTCAGCGGACCCAGAACGCGATGGAGCAATACTCTGTCGAGCCGGTCGGTCAGTCGATGCGGCAGGTCCTGATCGACGCACGCCGCGGCGAACATCAGGTCTTTCAGATAGCGATAGCGCGCGCTGGTTTCCACCGCGCGCAATTGCTTGGTGGAGACGTGCAATTCGCTCAGGACGCGCCGAGTCAGTGCCGCCTGGGCGGGTGAAATTCGCACGGCATCGTCGCCTTCGATGGTGGAAATCAAGAGCCACAATGCGTGCGCGCGCGCCGTGGTCTCGTCGGCGAAGCCGCTGTCCACCAAGCCCGCGGCCAGGGTCATCACGGGTTTTTCCAGCGCCGACGGCAGGCAATCGATAAAGCGCGGGACACCGCAACCGCAGTCTTCGCAGTTGCAAAGTTCCAGCGACTCGATCAGCTCGGCCATGCCCTCGCCCTTGCGGGCCACCAGCGGCACGACCGGGCAACCCAGCGCGGTCGAAAGTTTTTCGGCCGAAACCTCCATGCCGCGTTCGCGCGCGACATCCATCATGTTCAGCCCAACGATAAGCGGAATCCCCAGGTCGCGCAGTTGTGTGGCGAGAAAGAGATTCCGCTGTAGATTTGAAGCATCGACGACGACCACGACGAGATCGGGTCGCGCTTCACCCGGCAGTTCACCGAGCAGCACATCGTGCGCGACTTGTTCTTCGGGTGATCGCGCGGCCAGGCTGTAGCAGCCCGGCGTATCGACCACGTCCACGATCTCGCCGGCCGGCAGGCGCAGTTGTCCGATCTTGCGTTCGACGGTGACGCCGGGGTAGTTGCCCACCTTCTGGCGAGTGCCAGTCAGGGCATTGAAGACAGTCGTCTTCCCCGCGTTCGGATTCCCGGCGATGGCAATCACGCGCCGTTTGGGAGAGCTGAACGTGGTGGATATTTGAACCGGCACTGCCAAACGATCCTGCCTTAGTCGCGCGTTAGGTTGACCGGACCGGCCGGATGATCCATGTGAAAAACGGAGGCGATATCGGGGCGATCATCGGTTCTGCAGTAGCGCAGGTCGAGCACGCTCAGCGTCCCGAGATAGTGTCCGCCGCAATCCTTCGCCATTTGCATCACGGAGTCAATGGTTCCGCCAGTCGCGACGACATCATCGACGACAAAGAAGCGCTTGCCGGTCACAAACCGCGACTGAAAGGTGAGCACGTCCGCGCCGTACTCCGTTTTCTGGTCGCCTCGCATATCGCTGTTCGGCAGCTTCCCGGCTTTGCGCACCATCACCAGCCCCTGCTTCAGATTGAGCGCGAGCGGCGAGGCAAACAGGAAGCCGCGCGCATCGATGGCCAGGATCGTGTCGGCCTCGGCGAACGGTTTGCGGGACGCTTTGTGGGTCAGTGCCGAGATCGTCGCGTGAAAATGAGGCTGCGACATCAAGAGCGGCGAAATATCACGAAACATGATCCCCGGCACGGGAAAATCGGGGACGGGTTCGAACCGCTTGCTGGCTTCTTCAAGCAGCGAAGTCGTGGTCGGGGCGGACAGCGTGGTCACGGTAATTTGGGCTTCGCGGCCTGATCGGGCAGCGGTTCAACTTGCACAAGCTCGGCATCCTCCCTGCGCACGGCAAGGGTGCAGCCGGGCAAACGGACACTGAAAGGACTATTGAACGGGGCGGATCGTTCCATCACGACGCTGGCCCCGGGGATGAGGCCCATCTCCATCAGCCGCAACAGACTATCGGAGGACTCGTCCACGGAGAGAATCCGGCAGCGTGCTCCGAACGGCATTTCATCGAGCGTCATGGTGTCGTAATATCTGTATAATCAGCATCTTGAGAGCGTTTTCGGATGTGACCGATTCTACACAATTGCTCCCGCAGGCACAATCCAGAATATGCGAAAAAAGTCACGAATAGTCAAGGCTGGCCGGTGTCGTTTTCGGTTCGTAAAGCTCAGGAATGTTTGAGATTTGCTCCAAAAATTGCGATATTACGAGTGGGGAGAAAATCCCAAATCTCAAAGTCCAGATCCCAAACCGGCCCCGGGGTGGCTGTTTGGGCTGGCTCGCAGACTTTTGCCACTCAATTCGGGGGAATTGATCATGAGTACGACGGGAAAGCGGTTATTGTTCGCGGCG belongs to candidate division KSB1 bacterium and includes:
- a CDS encoding adenine phosphoribosyltransferase, yielding MTTLSAPTTTSLLEEASKRFEPVPDFPVPGIMFRDISPLLMSQPHFHATISALTHKASRKPFAEADTILAIDARGFLFASPLALNLKQGLVMVRKAGKLPNSDMRGDQKTEYGADVLTFQSRFVTGKRFFVVDDVVATGGTIDSVMQMAKDCGGHYLGTLSVLDLRYCRTDDRPDIASVFHMDHPAGPVNLTRD
- a CDS encoding ferrous iron transport protein A, with translation MTLDEMPFGARCRILSVDESSDSLLRLMEMGLIPGASVVMERSAPFNSPFSVRLPGCTLAVRREDAELVQVEPLPDQAAKPKLP
- the feoB gene encoding ferrous iron transport protein B, with the protein product MPVQISTTFSSPKRRVIAIAGNPNAGKTTVFNALTGTRQKVGNYPGVTVERKIGQLRLPAGEIVDVVDTPGCYSLAARSPEEQVAHDVLLGELPGEARPDLVVVVVDASNLQRNLFLATQLRDLGIPLIVGLNMMDVARERGMEVSAEKLSTALGCPVVPLVARKGEGMAELIESLELCNCEDCGCGVPRFIDCLPSALEKPVMTLAAGLVDSGFADETTARAHALWLLISTIEGDDAVRISPAQAALTRRVLSELHVSTKQLRAVETSARYRYLKDLMFAAACVDQDLPHRLTDRLDRVLLHRVLGPLTFLGLMAIVFQSIFSWAAPAQDLIEAGVGMFARGADALLPAGLFKALIMDGMIAGVGNILVFLPQILILFLFIGLLEDVGYMARAAFLMDRLMAKVGLDGRAFLPLLSSFACAIPGIMATRTIASRKDRIVTILVAPLMSCSARLPVYALVIGTVFVAGQSVLGIFTVGGLVLMAMYTLSIFAAINMAAIFKKTILKSPPPPLFLELPTYKLPSFRTLGLNLLDRAKLFVVRAGTVILAATVILWAVMNVPAVKTDRAVFDSQRAAVNGNPAIDELTRTAQMAAIDGTEAALLSEHSIGGQCGKLIEPVIEPLGFDWKIGIGIIASFAARELFVSSMAVVHGITDADENSPSLREKLQSEVYPATGRRVFTPLVGVALMVFYVLACQCMSTVAIVRRETASWRWPIFMVIYMSGLAWLVTFAVYQGGKLMGLG